A genomic stretch from Anabrus simplex isolate iqAnaSimp1 chromosome 2, ASM4041472v1, whole genome shotgun sequence includes:
- the LOC136863644 gene encoding cuticle protein 38-like, with amino-acid sequence MYKLVLLPLLFAAVSAGYLGAAPAVATYAAAPAVVAAPAVAHAAVPVATSYANTYRAPILRAAPAVAVAHAAPVLAAAPAYAAYSAGHAYIH; translated from the exons ATGTACAAGCTG GTTCTCCTGCCTCTGCTCTTCGCCGCCGTCTCGGCCGGTTACCTGGGCGCTGCTCCTGCCGTGGCTACTTACGCCGCCGCTCCCGCTGTGGTCGCCGCCCCCGCTGTAGCTCATGCCGCAGTCCCCGTCGCCACCTCTTACGCTAACACTTACAGAGCTCCCATTCTCAGGGCCGCTCCTGCTGTGGCCGTGGCTCATGCCGCCCCCGTGCTAGCTGCTGCCCCCGCTTACGCTGCCTACTCTGCTGGCCACGCTTACATCCACTAA